A window of Citrus sinensis cultivar Valencia sweet orange chromosome 7, DVS_A1.0, whole genome shotgun sequence contains these coding sequences:
- the LOC107176831 gene encoding putative UPF0481 protein At3g02645, giving the protein MSSNPNPNPNPNPTFDEHRWIINIRRTLEEELETDTDIPVCIFSVPKTLMFSDPDSYTPQEVAIGPYHYWRPELYEMERYKLAAAKRAQRHIDGDHKFQYIVDQLKELELKIRACYHKFLNFSNETLAWMMAIDASFLLEFLQIYAVKEAKLSATYSSTSMSHLLDYAGTKAAHNTILRDMVMLENQIPLFVLRKMLEVQYSSLESADDMLQAMLMGFCEELSPFKLMKDMPMIDVSECAHLLDFLYDTIVPKVEQKSEISEVVEDQGDDEKPKERYTGGSTYVKKIFGEIWKLLSKLNKGPILFIKKLLVSKPVKFFFKLPFTMLSKLPGFSMLAQPIQYLIFPQDNDDKKSDDESSHTSNNLNKPPLVEEIIIPSVTELAKSQVHFLPTAGNISTLRFDRKTATLHLPTISFDINTEVILRNLVAYEASNASGPLVFTRYTELMNGIIDTEEDVKLLREKGIILNRLKSDAEITNLWNGMSKSIRLTKVPHIDKVIEGVNKHYNSQWKVKFWKSMKHYVFGSWQFLTLLATIMLLLLMTLQAFCSVYNCRKIKFVSDSDGLVS; this is encoded by the coding sequence ATGTCTTCTAATCCTAATCCTAATCCTAATCCTAATCCAACTTTTGATGAACATCGATGGATCATCAACATCCGTCGAACACTCGAAGAAGAACTTGAAACGGATACTGATATTCCCGTCTGCATATTCAGTGTGCCCAAAACATTGATGTTTAGCGATCCCGATTCGTACACACCACAAGAAGTTGCAATTGGCCCTTATCATTACTGGCGTCCGGAGCTGTACGAGATGGAGAGGTACAAGCTCGCCGCAGCAAAAAGAGCTCAAAGACATATCGATGGGGATCACAAGTTTCAGTATATTGTTGATCAACTGAAAGAGCTTGAGCTAAAAATACGAGCTTGTTACCACAAGTTCTTAAATTTCAGCAATGAGACTCTAGCTTGGATGATGGCCATTGATGCATCGTTCTTGCTTGAGTTTCTTCAGATCTATGCTGTAAAAGAAGCAAAGTTGAGTGCAACGTATTCTTCCACATCCATGTCGCATTTGCTTGACTATGCAGGCACTAAAGCTGCTCATAACACGATACTTAGAGATATGGTGATGCTTGAGAATCAAATTCCCTTGTTTGTGTTGAGAAAAATGCTTGAAGTACAATATTCATCTTTGGAATCAGCTGATGATATGTTGCAGGCCATGCTAATGGGATTTTGCGAAGAGCTTTCGCCTTTTAAACTGATGAAGGACATGCCAATGATCGATGTCTCAGAATGTGCACATTTGCTAGATTTTTTGTACGACACAATTGTTCCAAAAGTTGAACAAAAGTCCGAGATAAGTGAGGTTGTTGAAGATCAAGGCGATGACGAGAAACCGAAAGAAAGATACACCGGTGGCTCAacttatgtaaaaaaaattttcggTGAGATTTGGAAGCTGCTTTCAAAACTCAACAAAGGCCCTATCCTTTTTATCAAAAAGCTTCTTGTATCAAAACCTGtcaaattcttcttcaaatTGCCATTCACAATGCTCTCCAAGCTTCCCGGATTTTCAATGTTGGCCCAGCCGATTCAATATTTGATATTCCCACAAGATAATGATGACAAGAAGTCAGATGATGAGAGCTCCCACACAAGCAATAACCTGAACAAGCCACCATTAGTGGAAGAAATCATAATCCCCTCAGTCACTGAGCTTGCCAAATCTCAGGTTCATTTTTTACCAACTGCTGGTAACATCTCAACCCTCCGTTTTGACAGAAAGACGGCAACATTACACCTTCCCACCATCAGCTTTGACATTAACACAGAGGTGATCTTGAGAAACTTAGTGGCATATGAAGCTTCAAATGCATCAGGGCCGTTGGTTTTTACTCGGTACACAGAGTTGATGAATGGGATTATTGATACTGAAGAGGATGTTAAGTTGCTTAGGGAAAAAGGGATTATTTTAAACAGATTGAAGAGTGATGCAGAGATTACTAATTTGTGGAATGGAATGAGCAAATCAATTAGGTTGACGAAAGTGCCACACATTGATAAAGTGATTGAAGGTGTTAACAAGCATTACAACAGCCAATGGAAG